One region of Rhodophyticola sp. CCM32 genomic DNA includes:
- a CDS encoding tripartite tricarboxylate transporter TctB family protein translates to MSRVKTLQALFKRYRRPGDIVFAWGLLIITICLLSQLWSQTTYRPGTALFAQPRFWPAASLISMAGFAAFHLLGSALSERIEGRWREVLLWAASLEYAGWFIIYAIMVPMLGYLPTTILFALGLTIRVGYRSRTALFSAVGAAVVIVLLFKTLLQVRLPAGQVYQYLPDGLRQIMLTYF, encoded by the coding sequence ATGTCGCGTGTCAAAACCCTTCAGGCCCTGTTCAAACGATATCGTCGCCCCGGTGATATCGTTTTTGCCTGGGGGCTTCTGATCATAACGATATGTCTCCTGTCGCAGCTTTGGTCGCAGACAACCTACCGCCCCGGCACAGCGTTATTTGCGCAACCCCGGTTCTGGCCTGCGGCATCCCTCATCAGCATGGCAGGGTTCGCGGCCTTTCACCTGCTTGGATCAGCCCTGTCCGAACGGATCGAAGGGCGCTGGCGCGAGGTTTTATTATGGGCCGCGTCGCTTGAATATGCAGGCTGGTTCATAATCTACGCGATCATGGTGCCCATGCTGGGCTATCTGCCCACGACAATCCTGTTCGCGCTTGGCCTGACGATCCGCGTTGGCTATCGCAGCCGCACCGCCCTTTTCTCGGCTGTGGGTGCGGCGGTTGTGATTGTCCTGCTGTTCAAAACGCTGCTGCAAGTCAGGCTGCCCGCCGGACAGGTCTATCAGTATTTGCCTGATGGGTTGCGGCAGATCATGCTGACCTATTTCTGA
- a CDS encoding tripartite tricarboxylate transporter permease: MHDLLSGAAMLARWDVLAALLIGSIGGVIIGAIPGVGPAVAIAILLPATFAFDPIVGLTVLLGIYGSSMYGGAIPAVLINTPGTAVNALTSYDGYPMTKAGEAHRALSLAYSASFWGGIFGILCLILLSPALAWVAPMFGSREIFLAALLGIILVILAHRGQIFAAGLLAMFGIFLQTVGLDAVTYTARYTFGLSFLSSGINLIVTVLGLFALSQAFFLLTAPDESPDAKPVAGKITAGLRELFRHKRVATVASGFGVILGMIPGTGEFTAQFMSYTYAQKTSKTPENFGKGAPEGLIASEAANNAVPAAAMIPLLALGIPGEALTAMMLSVFYVHNVIPGPQLFQNNIDLVYALYLALIILNVLVLIFLLFSTNLLTKIIQVPTRFLGVMILLLSFVGVYSLRNSLTDCMIAAGFGVLGLILKRLNLPIVPIILGMVLGGIMEVKLRSALPRLNTPLDMIERPIAMIIFAMIVIVLGLHIRALIKEYRANSLDEDHNLHDTQQR; this comes from the coding sequence ATGCACGATCTTCTTTCCGGGGCCGCGATGCTGGCCCGATGGGATGTCCTTGCTGCGCTGCTGATCGGGTCCATCGGCGGCGTGATCATCGGCGCGATCCCCGGTGTGGGCCCCGCCGTCGCCATTGCAATCCTTTTGCCCGCAACATTCGCCTTTGATCCGATTGTCGGGCTGACCGTTCTTTTGGGGATTTACGGGTCTTCCATGTATGGCGGCGCGATCCCGGCAGTTTTGATCAACACGCCGGGGACAGCGGTCAATGCGCTGACCTCTTACGACGGGTATCCGATGACCAAGGCGGGGGAAGCCCACCGTGCCCTGTCACTGGCATATAGCGCATCGTTCTGGGGCGGGATCTTTGGCATCCTGTGTCTTATTCTGCTGTCACCGGCTCTGGCCTGGGTCGCCCCGATGTTCGGAAGCCGGGAGATTTTTCTTGCCGCACTTCTGGGCATCATCCTCGTTATTCTTGCCCATCGCGGCCAGATATTTGCCGCCGGGCTTCTGGCGATGTTCGGGATATTCCTGCAAACCGTCGGTCTGGATGCTGTCACCTATACCGCACGTTATACTTTCGGTCTGAGCTTCCTGAGTTCAGGCATCAACCTGATCGTCACAGTCCTTGGCCTTTTCGCGTTGAGCCAGGCGTTTTTTCTGCTGACCGCCCCGGATGAGAGCCCCGATGCGAAACCCGTCGCGGGCAAGATTACCGCTGGCCTGAGGGAGCTTTTTCGACACAAACGCGTGGCAACTGTCGCCTCTGGTTTTGGGGTGATCCTTGGCATGATCCCCGGCACGGGTGAATTCACCGCCCAGTTCATGAGCTACACCTATGCCCAGAAAACTTCGAAAACACCGGAGAATTTTGGCAAAGGCGCGCCAGAGGGGCTGATCGCGTCCGAGGCCGCAAACAACGCCGTGCCCGCTGCGGCAATGATCCCGCTTCTGGCCCTTGGCATCCCGGGGGAGGCCCTGACCGCAATGATGTTATCGGTCTTCTATGTCCACAATGTCATTCCCGGTCCACAATTGTTCCAGAACAATATTGATCTGGTCTATGCACTGTATCTGGCTTTGATCATCCTGAATGTGCTGGTGCTGATCTTTCTGTTGTTCTCCACTAACCTGCTTACGAAAATCATTCAGGTGCCCACACGGTTTTTGGGTGTGATGATCCTGTTGCTGTCTTTCGTCGGGGTCTATTCCCTGCGGAACTCTCTGACCGATTGCATGATTGCTGCCGGATTCGGGGTGCTGGGTCTGATCCTGAAGCGCCTGAACCTGCCGATTGTGCCGATCATTCTGGGCATGGTTCTGGGCGGGATCATGGAGGTGAAGCTGCGCTCGGCCCTGCCACGACTGAACACACCGCTGGACATGATCGAACGCCCGATTGCGATGATCATCTTCGCCATGATCGTGATTGTCCTGGGTCTGCATATCCGTGCCTTGATCAAGGAATACCGGGCCAATTCGCTTGACGAAGACCACAACCTTCACGACACGCAGCAGCGGTAG
- a CDS encoding tripartite tricarboxylate transporter substrate-binding protein gives MSIRTKPLTAAAVALAAMSGAVFAEYPEGPVEFVVPWPPGDLEDILTRMIAEDFQEAYGVPAAVVNRPGGGGGPFPGAIEVANAPADGSVIGSFIIAIPVVGPQLGIPDLNPDPFVPLGNFLTYPFVIATSGNAPYQTMEELAAYAGESDVVLGHFGAPLVPTQVTLGLAEEMGFSFASDAAFDALDCNTLASGDVDVINTTLQLILPCLDDVTVLASIGSERIPLTPDAPTVAELAPDLDVALWNGLFVHRDTPQDVREAIIAVAQETVMSERAQALAAETGASVYWQPAEEVVEQIQTDIETLARIEAMLAE, from the coding sequence ATGTCCATACGAACCAAACCGCTTACTGCAGCCGCAGTGGCCCTTGCGGCGATGTCAGGGGCGGTCTTTGCCGAATACCCGGAAGGTCCGGTCGAGTTTGTCGTGCCGTGGCCGCCGGGTGATCTGGAAGACATCCTGACGCGCATGATCGCCGAGGATTTTCAGGAGGCTTACGGCGTTCCGGCCGCGGTCGTGAACCGCCCAGGCGGCGGCGGAGGGCCGTTTCCCGGCGCGATCGAAGTTGCCAATGCGCCCGCCGATGGGTCGGTCATCGGCTCCTTCATCATCGCCATTCCGGTTGTTGGCCCTCAACTTGGCATTCCTGATCTGAACCCCGATCCGTTCGTGCCCCTTGGCAATTTCCTTACATATCCGTTTGTTATCGCCACCAGCGGCAACGCCCCCTATCAGACGATGGAAGAGCTTGCCGCATATGCGGGGGAAAGCGACGTTGTTCTGGGCCATTTCGGGGCGCCGCTGGTACCGACGCAGGTGACCCTTGGTCTGGCCGAGGAGATGGGGTTCTCCTTTGCGTCCGATGCGGCCTTCGACGCGCTTGATTGCAACACGCTGGCCTCTGGGGATGTCGATGTCATCAACACCACCCTGCAACTTATCCTGCCCTGCCTTGATGATGTGACAGTGCTGGCCTCCATCGGGTCGGAGCGTATTCCGCTGACCCCCGATGCGCCCACAGTGGCCGAGCTTGCCCCCGATCTCGACGTTGCTCTTTGGAACGGGCTGTTTGTTCATCGCGACACACCGCAGGATGTGCGCGAGGCGATCATCGCTGTCGCGCAGGAGACGGTGATGTCTGAACGTGCGCAGGCCCTGGCTGCGGAAACCGGCGCCTCGGTCTACTGGCAGCCCGCCGAGGAGGTCGTGGAACAGATCCAGACGGATATCGAGACGCTGGCCCGCATCGAGGCGATGCTGGCCGAATAA
- a CDS encoding IclR family transcriptional regulator, producing MSSAAKTLDLLSYFTDLQPEIGLSQLCRLANRDKATTYRHVQVLEEAGFIEQNPVTRGYRLGPALLQLAQTRERTVPRKAGTQDALRMLAEATGETVHVAVLSGFTLYALDQLESVKHSTRVLIDVNIFPLHATASGQCSVAFGPPEMMAEAVKNLTRFTSETVTTDEALTAVIDAARECGFAECSDAYERDVHSVSAPVFDQTGLFAGTVTVACVSTRVTPALQRIIRTHLVRASRAISHNWGGSVPDHVETAWARSLTGAEELESVR from the coding sequence ATGTCCTCCGCCGCAAAGACATTAGACCTGCTATCCTATTTCACGGACCTGCAGCCCGAGATCGGGCTGTCGCAACTTTGCCGGTTGGCGAATCGCGACAAGGCAACAACCTATCGCCATGTCCAAGTTCTTGAGGAAGCTGGATTTATTGAACAGAATCCGGTGACCAGGGGATATCGGCTTGGCCCTGCGCTTTTACAGCTTGCGCAAACACGTGAGCGGACCGTGCCGCGCAAGGCCGGCACGCAGGACGCATTGCGGATGCTGGCCGAGGCCACCGGCGAAACGGTTCATGTTGCCGTGCTTTCGGGTTTTACGCTTTACGCGCTCGACCAGCTCGAATCGGTCAAACACAGCACGCGCGTCCTGATCGACGTGAATATCTTCCCCCTGCACGCCACAGCCTCCGGGCAATGTTCTGTGGCCTTCGGTCCGCCTGAGATGATGGCCGAGGCCGTGAAAAATCTCACCCGCTTCACCTCCGAGACGGTGACAACAGACGAAGCGCTGACCGCTGTAATCGACGCCGCCAGAGAATGCGGCTTCGCCGAATGCTCAGACGCATACGAACGCGACGTGCATTCCGTATCTGCCCCCGTATTCGACCAGACCGGCCTTTTTGCCGGAACAGTCACAGTCGCCTGCGTCTCCACCCGCGTGACCCCGGCGCTTCAGCGCATCATTCGAACACATCTGGTTCGGGCCAGCCGGGCCATCTCTCACAACTGGGGCGGATCCGTCCCGGATCATGTCGAAACCGCCTGGGCGCGCAGCCTGACCGGCGCAGAAGAATTGGAATCTGTCCGATGA